One region of Chaetodon auriga isolate fChaAug3 chromosome 5, fChaAug3.hap1, whole genome shotgun sequence genomic DNA includes:
- the p2rx7 gene encoding P2X purinoceptor 7 isoform X1 → MPCSGVLGLCQYETNKLVRIQSVRLGSLKWSLNGFILLFICIMMLWNRKYQEFDLVVSSVTTKVKGVAQANLPGVGEVVWDVVDYSGPSQDKNSFFVVTNIIVTKNQRQGRCPEVPLKGRLCRTDSDCEKGAWDQQSHGIQTGSCVKFDVLRKTCEVSAWCPTETKTKPPRPALLAAAENFTVLIKNNIRFPAFNFIRRNILPQMNDAYLRSCQRGNDSLCPIFRLGDVVREAGEKFSDLAVEGGVIGILIKWDCNLDRLMQRCLPKYTFRRLDEKESNKTLYPGLNFRYAKYNVVNGVEERTLYKAFGIRFDVMVFGQAGKFSFIQLIIYIGSTLSYYALTTILIDWLIGTSCYSAEVGQNYSERKVESVQDKQKCILCVSYVDENSIRLVKRSQKRSLQDVKPTSVQPRKEDAGHLRAVLFLLQPGVGVDDDAQPPLEHKPDLNPKPRRPVWCKCDCCTPSSVPQEELCCRQSDGACITSSPLFEQLVLRRSLLEAVLLYHDPLSSPANRGQAAAMRHCAYRQYISWRFGVPPNDTHPAIPSCCVRRIREEYPSPDGQYSGFRPARMASMQACTNGEL, encoded by the exons ATGCCCTGCAGCGGCGTTCTCGGTCTGTGTCAGTATGAGACCAACAAGCTGGTCCGGATCCAGAGCGTCCGGCTCGGCTCTCTCAAGTGGAGTCTGAACGGATTCATTCTGCTCTTCATCTG cATCATGATGCTGTGGAACAGGAAGTACCAGGAGTTTGACCTGGTGGTGAGTTCTGTAACCACCAAGGTGAAGGGTGTAGCTCAGGCCAACCTGCCCGGGGTTGGGGAGGTGGTCTGGGATGTGGTGGACTACAGCGGACCCTCACAG gaCAAAAACTCGTTCTTTGTGGTGACCAACATCATTGTCACAAAGAATCAGAGGCAGGGAAGATGCCCAGAG GTTCCCCTCAAAGGCAGACTGTGTCGTACTGACAGCGACTGTGAGAAAGGAGCCTGGGATCAGCAGAGCCACG GGATTCAGACAGGATCGTGTGTGAAGTTTGATGTGTTGAGGAAAACCTGTGAGGTTTCTGCGTGGTGTCCAACCGAAACCAAGACCAAGCCTCCCAG GCCTGCTCTGCTGGCAGCGGCTGAGAACTTCACAGTCCTCATCAAAAACAACATCCGATTCCCTGCGTTCAACTTCATCCG aaGGAACATCCTCCCACAGATGAACGACGCTTATCTGCGGagctgtcagagaggaaacGACTCGCTGTGTCCAATCTTCAGGCTGGGAGATGTCGTTCGAGAGGCGGGAGAGAAGTTCTCTGATTTGGCGGTTGAG GGGGGCGTCATTGGCATCCTAATCAAGTGGGATTGCAACCTGGACCGGCTCATGCAGCGCTGCCTTCCCAAATACACCTTCAGACGGCTGGACGAGAAAGAGAGCAACAAGACGCTCTACCCCGGCCTCAACTTCAG GTATGCAAAGTACAACGTCGTGAACGGAGTGGAGGAGCGGACGCTGTACAAAGCATTCGGGATCAGGTTCGATGTCATGGTGTTCGGACAG GCGGGAAAGTTCAGCTTCATCCAGCTCATCATCTACATCGGATCGACGCTGTCGTACTACGCTCTG ACAACCATATTGATCGACTGGCTGATTGGAACCAGCTGTTACTCTGCAGAGGTCGGACAGAACTACTCGGAAAGGAAAGTGGAGTCAGTCCAAGACAAACAGAAG TGCATACTCTGTGTGTCCTACGTCGATGAGAACAGCATTCGGCTGGTGAAGAGATCACAGAAGAGAAGTTTACAAGACGTCAAGCCGACATCTGTTCAACCACGCAAG GAGGACGCAGGACACCTGAGAGCTGTTCTGTTTCTGCTACAGCCGGGCGTTGGCGTGGATGATGACGCTCAGCCTCCCCTCGAACATAAACCCGACCTGAACCCCAAACCCCGCCGTCCAGTCTGGTGTAAGTGCGACTGCTGCACTCCTTCGTCTGTCCCTCAGGAGGAGCTGTGCTGCCGGCAGAGCGACGGCGCCTGCATCACCTCGTCTCCTTTATTCGAGCAGCTTGTGTTACGTCGCTCTCTGCTGGAGGCTGTCCTTCTTTACCATGACCCTCTGTCTTCACCTGCCAATCGAGGCCAGGCCGCCGCCATGCGTCACTGTGCCTACAGACAGTACATCAGCTGGAGGTTTGGGGTCCCACCTAACGACACCCACCCTGCCATCCCCAGCTGCTGCGTGAGGAGAATCAGGGAGGAGTACCCGAGCCCAGATGGACAGTACAGCGGCTTCAGACCCGCCAGGATGGCGTCCATGCAGGCCTGCACCAACGGAGAGCTGTGA
- the p2rx7 gene encoding P2X purinoceptor 7 isoform X2, whose translation MPRAVFIFQVPLKGRLCRTDSDCEKGAWDQQSHGIQTGSCVKFDVLRKTCEVSAWCPTETKTKPPRPALLAAAENFTVLIKNNIRFPAFNFIRRNILPQMNDAYLRSCQRGNDSLCPIFRLGDVVREAGEKFSDLAVEGGVIGILIKWDCNLDRLMQRCLPKYTFRRLDEKESNKTLYPGLNFRYAKYNVVNGVEERTLYKAFGIRFDVMVFGQAGKFSFIQLIIYIGSTLSYYALTTILIDWLIGTSCYSAEVGQNYSERKVESVQDKQKCILCVSYVDENSIRLVKRSQKRSLQDVKPTSVQPRKEDAGHLRAVLFLLQPGVGVDDDAQPPLEHKPDLNPKPRRPVWCKCDCCTPSSVPQEELCCRQSDGACITSSPLFEQLVLRRSLLEAVLLYHDPLSSPANRGQAAAMRHCAYRQYISWRFGVPPNDTHPAIPSCCVRRIREEYPSPDGQYSGFRPARMASMQACTNGEL comes from the exons ATGCCCAGAG CAGTGTTTATATTCCAGGTTCCCCTCAAAGGCAGACTGTGTCGTACTGACAGCGACTGTGAGAAAGGAGCCTGGGATCAGCAGAGCCACG GGATTCAGACAGGATCGTGTGTGAAGTTTGATGTGTTGAGGAAAACCTGTGAGGTTTCTGCGTGGTGTCCAACCGAAACCAAGACCAAGCCTCCCAG GCCTGCTCTGCTGGCAGCGGCTGAGAACTTCACAGTCCTCATCAAAAACAACATCCGATTCCCTGCGTTCAACTTCATCCG aaGGAACATCCTCCCACAGATGAACGACGCTTATCTGCGGagctgtcagagaggaaacGACTCGCTGTGTCCAATCTTCAGGCTGGGAGATGTCGTTCGAGAGGCGGGAGAGAAGTTCTCTGATTTGGCGGTTGAG GGGGGCGTCATTGGCATCCTAATCAAGTGGGATTGCAACCTGGACCGGCTCATGCAGCGCTGCCTTCCCAAATACACCTTCAGACGGCTGGACGAGAAAGAGAGCAACAAGACGCTCTACCCCGGCCTCAACTTCAG GTATGCAAAGTACAACGTCGTGAACGGAGTGGAGGAGCGGACGCTGTACAAAGCATTCGGGATCAGGTTCGATGTCATGGTGTTCGGACAG GCGGGAAAGTTCAGCTTCATCCAGCTCATCATCTACATCGGATCGACGCTGTCGTACTACGCTCTG ACAACCATATTGATCGACTGGCTGATTGGAACCAGCTGTTACTCTGCAGAGGTCGGACAGAACTACTCGGAAAGGAAAGTGGAGTCAGTCCAAGACAAACAGAAG TGCATACTCTGTGTGTCCTACGTCGATGAGAACAGCATTCGGCTGGTGAAGAGATCACAGAAGAGAAGTTTACAAGACGTCAAGCCGACATCTGTTCAACCACGCAAG GAGGACGCAGGACACCTGAGAGCTGTTCTGTTTCTGCTACAGCCGGGCGTTGGCGTGGATGATGACGCTCAGCCTCCCCTCGAACATAAACCCGACCTGAACCCCAAACCCCGCCGTCCAGTCTGGTGTAAGTGCGACTGCTGCACTCCTTCGTCTGTCCCTCAGGAGGAGCTGTGCTGCCGGCAGAGCGACGGCGCCTGCATCACCTCGTCTCCTTTATTCGAGCAGCTTGTGTTACGTCGCTCTCTGCTGGAGGCTGTCCTTCTTTACCATGACCCTCTGTCTTCACCTGCCAATCGAGGCCAGGCCGCCGCCATGCGTCACTGTGCCTACAGACAGTACATCAGCTGGAGGTTTGGGGTCCCACCTAACGACACCCACCCTGCCATCCCCAGCTGCTGCGTGAGGAGAATCAGGGAGGAGTACCCGAGCCCAGATGGACAGTACAGCGGCTTCAGACCCGCCAGGATGGCGTCCATGCAGGCCTGCACCAACGGAGAGCTGTGA
- the gstt1a gene encoding glutathione S-transferase theta-1a: MMELYLDLLSQPCRSVFMFAKALRIPFEFKRVDLLTGQQYSEEFGKISIIRRVPVMKDGSFILTESIAILKYLAQKYSSSVADHWYPADLQQQARVNEYLSWQHLNLRSHGSKVFLLRTLFPVIMGSEAPKEKMDAAIEDLNQSLDLLEGKFLQNKPFIIGDKISVADLVAIVEIMQAVGSGLDVFENRPKLIAWRERLKKEVGEKLFDEAHEMIMQASSLPQQMQNSPELEKIKPKFRKYLI, from the exons ATGATGGAGCTCTATCTCGACCTGCTCTCACAGCCCTGCCGATCCGTCTTCATGTTCGCCAAAGCGCTCAGGATTCCCTTTGAGTTTAAACGTGTCGACCTCTTAACAG GGCAGCAATACAGCGAGGAGTTTGGAAAAATCAGCATCATAAGGAGGGTTCCTGTCATGAAGGATGGAAGCTTCATTCTGACAGAGAG CATTGCGATCCTGAAGTACCTGGCGCAGAAATATTCTTCATCAGTGGCAGATCACTGGTATCCTGCCGACCTGCAGCAGCAAGCTCGTGTTAATGAATACCTGTCTTGGCAGCACTTGAACCTCAGATCTCATGGCTCAAAGGTCTTCCTGTTAAGG actctgtttcctgtcatcaTGGGCTCTGAGGCCCCAAAGGAGAAGATGGATGCTGCCATCGAGGATCTGAATCAGTCGCTCGACCTGCTGGAGGGGAAATTCCTGCAGAACAAACCGTTCATCATCGGTGACAAAATCTCTGTGGCAGATCTGGTGGCTATAGTCGAGATCATGCAG GCTGTTGGATCTGGCTTGGATGTTTTTGAGAACCGGCCGAAGCTGATCGCTTGGAGAGAGCGATTGAAGAAGGAGGTGGGTGAAAAGCTGTTCGATGAAGCCCACGAGATGATCATGCAGGCGAGCAGCCTGCCGCAGCAGATGCAGAACAGCCCCGAGCTGGAGAAGATCAAACCAAAATTTCGGAAGTATTTAATCTGA
- the cfap157 gene encoding cilia- and flagella-associated protein 157, translating into MDRSGPDNREKPLELIQMQYLEEQLESCQLNYDKLEKQNKDLTSRYSALEAEKKDITENLKQRVAAKEREGGELAEQLESQQQAMKLATKALKLKIQETQELQERVNELNSGNTMQAAKCEEQEEQLMQQLSDMESMKKQLVSQEKEHEAAIHRLVMEAELEMKKIPGGIQKTLADCVKMKTSKLLRKERAEHSKRLKWNECLLKDAVALQKEIDALRDRERDLCVKRDSLKKDVSKITQEILVHEKEAKPLKKKCQQLEVELKDCSITNKHLLAEDKNVRQELASVSEQCAQKAAEISPMRVELQRLKSRNRELEGVMQDAVIILRHILTGSENGSDTQWKTGRLLDILENTAPQGTVSTLNVSTENSRRGQKPQTSLPLL; encoded by the exons ATGGACAGAAGTGGTCCTGACAACAGAGAGAAGCCGTTAGAGTTAATACAGATGCAATatctggaggagcagctggaaag TTGTCAGCTTAACTATGATAAGCTGGAGAAACAGAACAAGGACCTCACCTCCCGGTACAGCGCACTTGAGGCGGAGAAGAAAGACATCACTGAGAACCTGAAACAGCGTGtggctgcaaaagagagggaggggggcgagctggctgagcagctggagagtcagcagcaggctaTGAAACTGGCCACAAAGGCCCTGAAGCTGAAGATACAGGAGACACAGGAGCTACAGGAGCGGGTCAATGAACTTAACTCTGGCAACACGATGCAGG CAGCAAAGtgtgaggagcaggaggagcagctgatgcagcagctgtctgacatGGAGTCTATGAAGAAGCAGCTGGTCAGTCAGGAGAAGGAGCACGAAGCTGCCATCCACAGGCTGGTGATGGAAGCAGAGTTGGAGATGAAAAA GATCCCTGGTGGGATACAGAAGACACTAGCGGACTGTGTTAAGATGAAGACCTCCAAACTTCTCCGTAAGGAGCGGGCTGAGCACAGCAAGCGCTTGAAGTGGAATGAGTGTCTGCTGAAAGATGCCGTGGCCCTGCAGAAGGAGATTGATGCCctgcgagacagagagagggatcTTTGCGTTAAGAGGGACAGCCTGAAGAAAGATGTCAGCAAGATTACCCAGGAGATCCTCGTCCACGAGAAA GAGGCGAAGCCGCTGAAGAAGAAGTGCCAGCAACTGGAGGTGGAGCTAAAGGACTGTAGCATCACCAACAAGCACCTGCTGGCTGAGGACAAGAATGTCAG acagGAACTGGCCTCAGTGTCCGAGCAGTGCGCTCAAAAAGCAGCTGAGATCAGTCCGATGAGGGTCGAGCTACAGAGGTTGAAGAGCAGGAACAGGGAGCTGGAGGGCGTCATGCAGGACGCAGTCATCATTCTCAGACACATTCTCACG GGCTCTGAGAATGGGTCTGACACTCAGTGGAAGACGGGGAGACTGCTGGATATCCTGGAGAACACCGCCCCCCAGGGGACAGTCTCCACCCTCAACGTCTCCACTGAGAATAGCCGTCGAGGACAAAAACCGCAGACCTCACTCCCCCTGCTTTAA